From Roseibium alexandrii DFL-11, the proteins below share one genomic window:
- a CDS encoding DUF3616 domain-containing protein, with amino-acid sequence MIRKTATLMCALVGALAVLSALQGFASADEPGFVAEWSVKPEFDGKKKLRKSISGAACAPVAPPVCVVALDEKQRTQFFTLDGNRIIPGKSMRLLPKELNGAKTGEIDAEGAAYGDGFFYIVGSHGLSRKKAEFNSSSFFLFRFPVDGETGVPEFKFSKKTVAPVIERTDELRAILKGAPDPIGHYAEKPLGEGDGGVNIEGLAYRDGRLYIGLRGPSVDGRAFLRSVNVDALFSNSKPDLDVIELALGSGAGVRDLAAVSDGLIVLSGPVQSKGDYALHHLRFPSLTLSTLADLKMPDRDHKAETVLVLSENRDSFDLLVMYDGAVDGGPREYHLLR; translated from the coding sequence GTGATCCGTAAGACAGCAACATTGATGTGTGCCTTAGTCGGAGCGTTGGCTGTATTATCGGCGCTACAAGGTTTTGCGAGTGCAGATGAGCCAGGTTTTGTCGCAGAATGGTCGGTAAAACCTGAGTTCGACGGCAAGAAGAAGCTGCGCAAGAGCATTAGCGGTGCTGCCTGCGCCCCAGTCGCTCCGCCGGTCTGTGTCGTCGCGCTGGATGAAAAGCAGCGAACGCAGTTTTTCACCCTAGACGGTAACCGGATCATTCCGGGTAAATCCATGCGTTTGTTGCCAAAGGAGCTTAACGGCGCAAAAACCGGCGAGATCGATGCGGAAGGCGCCGCCTACGGTGACGGGTTTTTCTATATCGTCGGGTCGCACGGGCTGAGCCGCAAGAAAGCAGAGTTCAATTCTTCCTCTTTCTTTTTGTTCCGGTTTCCGGTTGATGGAGAGACCGGGGTCCCGGAGTTCAAGTTTTCCAAGAAGACGGTTGCCCCTGTGATCGAGCGGACCGATGAGCTCAGAGCGATCTTGAAAGGTGCGCCGGATCCTATTGGCCACTATGCTGAAAAGCCATTGGGTGAGGGGGATGGCGGCGTTAACATCGAAGGTCTCGCATACCGTGATGGCCGGCTGTACATTGGCCTGCGCGGTCCTTCCGTCGATGGCCGCGCATTTCTGCGCAGTGTGAATGTCGATGCGCTGTTTTCCAACTCAAAACCGGATTTGGACGTGATTGAGCTGGCGCTCGGGAGTGGGGCCGGGGTTCGGGATCTCGCGGCCGTTTCTGATGGCTTGATCGTGTTGTCCGGTCCCGTTCAATCAAAGGGGGACTATGCGCTTCACCATCTCCGGTTCCCAAGCCTCACCCTCTCGACACTGGCAGATCTAAAGATGCCGGATAGGGACCACAAAGCAGAGACCGTCCTGGTTTTGTCGGAAAACCGGGACTCGTTTGATCTGCTTGTCATGTACGACGGCGCTGTCGATGGCGGGCCGCGGGAGTATCATCTTCTAAGATGA
- a CDS encoding substrate-binding periplasmic protein — protein sequence MKLIKTLSAVVVSFGLTAAAQADTVKIGVGEWAPYIGESLPDQGLHTKRVLDVLKAAGYDVELEFSPWKRTLEVARRGDTAATFSWSHSEDRAADFIYPKVPLEEQTDVIFYNKEKHPDGVSVSSIEDIKAQGLKVVGLSGYWYESALADAGVDIHIVSSEDNAWKFLQAGRADIMIENEVVGSLSVENTLGADAGSIGKGAVLRTVPMYVLFSKAHPEGQKLADAWDAHAK from the coding sequence ATGAAACTCATCAAAACCCTATCTGCAGTCGTCGTATCCTTTGGCCTAACCGCCGCTGCTCAAGCAGATACCGTCAAAATCGGTGTTGGCGAGTGGGCTCCTTATATCGGCGAGTCGCTTCCGGACCAAGGCCTGCATACCAAGCGTGTCCTCGATGTATTGAAGGCCGCTGGCTATGATGTCGAGCTTGAGTTTTCGCCGTGGAAGCGCACTCTCGAAGTTGCCCGGCGCGGGGATACGGCAGCCACATTCTCCTGGTCACACTCCGAGGATCGGGCTGCGGATTTCATCTATCCGAAAGTTCCTCTTGAAGAGCAAACCGATGTCATCTTCTACAACAAGGAAAAGCACCCAGACGGCGTTTCGGTGTCCTCGATTGAGGATATCAAGGCCCAAGGCCTGAAAGTGGTTGGGCTCTCCGGCTATTGGTATGAAAGTGCACTGGCCGATGCCGGTGTTGACATTCACATCGTGTCTTCAGAAGACAATGCATGGAAATTCCTTCAAGCTGGCCGTGCCGATATCATGATCGAGAATGAGGTTGTCGGCAGCCTGTCAGTTGAAAACACCCTGGGTGCTGATGCGGGCTCCATCGGTAAAGGTGCGGTTCTTCGAACGGTCCCAATGTATGTCCTCTTTAGCAAGGCGCACCCGGAGGGGCAGAAACTGGCCGATGCCTGGGACGCCCACGCGAAATAA
- a CDS encoding PhzF family phenazine biosynthesis protein, with amino-acid sequence MSRSYAILDVFTNKALAGNPLAVVLDSEGLSDEQMQKIAGEFNLSETVFVFPPENPGHSASMRIFTPKCELPFAGHPTVGTAILMAVERFGDVSGEQDAVVVLKQKIGTVRCAVILRENATAFAEFDIPRLPEPAGPTQNIELIAAALNLEPSDIGFENHAPSRFKVGPAFTFVPVRDLNALARAKPVPAMWKKGFGNDDHNDAYVYCRETRSHDSAFHARLFAPDMGIMEDPATGSAAAAFAGVIRHYDGLTAGTHHIRIEQGFEMGRPSLIDLEIDIENGDMHAIRVGGQATLIARGELFL; translated from the coding sequence ATGAGCCGCAGCTACGCGATCTTGGACGTCTTTACGAACAAAGCTTTGGCCGGAAACCCACTGGCTGTTGTGCTTGATAGTGAAGGCTTGAGCGACGAGCAGATGCAGAAAATTGCCGGCGAGTTCAACCTGTCCGAAACCGTGTTTGTCTTCCCTCCGGAAAATCCCGGGCACTCAGCATCAATGCGGATTTTCACACCGAAATGCGAGCTGCCGTTTGCGGGCCACCCGACTGTTGGCACCGCTATTTTAATGGCCGTGGAACGGTTTGGCGATGTTTCTGGCGAACAGGATGCTGTGGTTGTTCTCAAACAAAAGATCGGTACGGTTCGCTGCGCCGTGATCTTGCGGGAAAACGCAACAGCTTTTGCAGAGTTTGACATACCCCGGCTCCCGGAACCGGCCGGACCGACGCAGAATATTGAGTTAATTGCAGCGGCTCTGAACCTTGAACCATCCGATATCGGCTTTGAGAACCATGCACCTTCCCGTTTCAAGGTCGGTCCGGCGTTCACGTTCGTCCCTGTCCGGGATCTGAATGCCCTGGCCCGGGCAAAACCCGTTCCGGCAATGTGGAAGAAAGGCTTTGGCAACGATGACCATAACGATGCCTATGTCTACTGTCGTGAGACCCGGTCTCATGACAGCGCGTTCCACGCCCGCTTGTTTGCACCTGACATGGGCATCATGGAAGATCCGGCAACCGGCTCCGCGGCAGCCGCTTTTGCGGGCGTGATCCGGCATTATGACGGCCTGACAGCAGGAACCCATCACATCCGGATCGAACAGGGCTTCGAGATGGGCCGTCCGTCGCTGATCGACCTCGAGATCGATATTGAAAACGGTGACATGCATGCCATCCGGGTTGGCGGACAGGCAACGCTGATCGCCCGGGGCGAGTTGTTTCTTTAG
- a CDS encoding helix-turn-helix domain-containing protein, producing MKNGKNNDNTIAVEIADLIFDNIDSVKTHLNLDSYDTTAVVMRITAASDGEGGVSEAKLAQQLNITRPTMNRIIRRLLDTHHILAISDTSPKKYVFNFDYEPAQSKSDSKRAKLNFQRSVIDRCVAALLAVFWSFERYQFDNEDE from the coding sequence ATGAAAAATGGTAAAAACAACGACAATACTATCGCAGTTGAGATTGCAGACCTAATCTTTGACAATATAGATTCTGTCAAAACACACCTTAACTTAGATAGTTATGATACAACTGCTGTTGTTATGAGAATAACCGCGGCATCCGATGGCGAAGGTGGTGTCTCTGAAGCGAAATTAGCACAGCAGCTGAATATTACCCGCCCCACCATGAACCGGATCATCCGCAGACTTCTGGATACCCACCACATCCTAGCGATTTCAGACACTTCCCCTAAAAAATATGTCTTTAATTTCGACTATGAACCGGCCCAGTCCAAGTCAGACTCCAAACGCGCCAAGTTAAACTTTCAGCGGTCAGTAATAGATCGCTGTGTTGCCGCGCTCCTCGCCGTCTTCTGGTCGTTCGAGCGTTATCAATTTGATAATGAGGACGAATAG